The following proteins are encoded in a genomic region of Deltaproteobacteria bacterium:
- a CDS encoding DegQ family serine endoprotease, whose translation MRGALLALAIGIIVGVAATLQFGLPGRKQGTVGAPAAKPAIARAPAANAPVAEASAPSPAGLVAPATGAVIIAPDFASLAERLSPVVVNISTRAQRTEQADTPRFRGPGQPGPQWPFGEGDPRDFTEPFERFFGPGPRQRQQPQRSLGSGFVIDPEGYILTNNHVVENADEIVVRLDNEQEHKATLVGKDPKTDLALLKIDGVSGLTAVTLGDSDTLRVGEWVMAIGNPFGLDHSVTSGIVSAKGRFIGAGNYDDYIQTDAAINPGNSGGPLLNLRGEVVGINSAIFSRTGGNIGIGFAIPVNLAKELVPQLREKGKVTRGWLGVLIQKVTPEIAESLGLDQARGALVADVVASGPAAAAGVKVGDVIVEFDGHPVSESNELPMLVARTPLDKQVTLKVMRDKESMEFTVTIAELQDDEAQLASAGDSEKLGLSVQTLTPEIAENLGVTETKGVVVSSVESGSAADEAGIRRGDVILEVNRQAVEDVGDYKAALKKVEKGKNVLLLVRRGDNTIFLALKPPT comes from the coding sequence ATGAGGGGAGCGCTGCTCGCGCTCGCGATCGGCATCATCGTCGGCGTTGCCGCGACGTTGCAGTTCGGCTTGCCGGGGCGCAAACAGGGTACGGTCGGGGCGCCGGCGGCGAAGCCCGCGATCGCGCGCGCGCCGGCCGCGAACGCTCCCGTCGCGGAGGCGTCGGCGCCGAGCCCCGCCGGACTCGTCGCGCCGGCGACGGGCGCGGTGATCATCGCGCCCGATTTCGCCTCGCTCGCGGAACGGCTGAGCCCCGTCGTCGTCAACATCTCGACGCGTGCGCAGCGCACGGAGCAGGCGGACACGCCGCGCTTCCGCGGCCCCGGTCAACCCGGTCCGCAATGGCCCTTCGGCGAAGGCGATCCGCGCGACTTCACCGAGCCCTTCGAGCGCTTCTTCGGTCCGGGCCCGCGGCAGCGGCAGCAGCCGCAACGCAGCCTCGGCTCGGGCTTCGTCATCGACCCCGAGGGCTACATCCTCACCAACAACCACGTGGTCGAGAACGCCGACGAGATCGTCGTCCGCCTCGACAACGAGCAGGAGCACAAGGCGACCCTCGTCGGCAAGGATCCGAAGACCGACCTCGCGTTGCTGAAGATCGACGGCGTGAGCGGCCTCACGGCCGTGACGCTCGGCGACTCCGACACGCTGCGCGTCGGTGAGTGGGTGATGGCGATCGGCAATCCGTTCGGCCTCGACCACTCCGTAACGTCGGGTATCGTGAGCGCCAAGGGACGCTTCATCGGCGCCGGCAACTACGACGACTACATTCAGACCGACGCCGCCATCAATCCCGGCAATTCCGGGGGGCCGCTGCTGAACCTGCGGGGCGAGGTGGTGGGGATCAACTCGGCGATCTTCAGCCGCACCGGCGGCAACATCGGCATCGGCTTCGCGATTCCGGTGAATCTTGCGAAGGAGCTGGTTCCGCAGCTGCGCGAGAAGGGCAAGGTCACGCGCGGCTGGCTCGGCGTGCTCATCCAGAAGGTGACGCCCGAGATCGCCGAGTCGCTCGGCCTCGATCAGGCGCGTGGCGCGCTCGTGGCCGACGTCGTCGCCAGCGGCCCCGCCGCGGCGGCCGGCGTGAAGGTGGGCGATGTCATCGTCGAGTTCGACGGCCATCCGGTGAGCGAGTCGAACGAGCTGCCGATGCTGGTCGCGCGCACACCGCTCGACAAGCAGGTCACCCTCAAGGTGATGCGCGACAAGGAGTCGATGGAGTTCACGGTCACGATCGCCGAGCTCCAGGACGACGAGGCGCAGCTCGCGAGCGCGGGCGACAGCGAGAAGCTCGGGCTGAGCGTCCAGACGCTCACGCCGGAGATCGCCGAGAACCTCGGCGTCACCGAGACCAAGGGCGTCGTCGTGAGCAGCGTCGAGTCCGGCTCGGCCGCGGACGAGGCGGGCATCCGGCGCGGCGACGTGATCCTGGAGGTGAACCGGCAGGCCGTCGAGGACGTCGGCGACTACAAGGCCGCGCTCAAGAAGGTCGAGAAGGGCAAGAACGTGCTCTTGTTGGTCCGCCGCGGCGACAACACGATCTTCTTGGCGTTGAAGCCCCCCACATGA
- a CDS encoding DUF1844 domain-containing protein — MGKDEEGQPSRGFKVSDRRRFVDGAEPAEEKRGAPAPEPVSAAAAEPQRPADGEPPPHEINFTTFVMGLSTQALMHLGEIPGPEAPHGSDLSAAKQMIDLLGVLRDKTTGNLEPAEDQLLSSMLYDLRMRYVEVSRKR, encoded by the coding sequence ATGGGCAAGGACGAAGAAGGGCAGCCGTCGCGCGGCTTCAAGGTTTCCGATCGGCGTCGGTTCGTGGACGGCGCGGAGCCGGCCGAAGAGAAGCGTGGGGCACCGGCGCCCGAGCCCGTGTCGGCGGCCGCGGCCGAGCCGCAGCGCCCCGCGGACGGCGAGCCGCCGCCGCACGAGATCAACTTCACGACGTTCGTCATGGGCCTCTCCACGCAGGCCCTCATGCACCTCGGGGAGATTCCGGGTCCGGAAGCGCCGCACGGATCGGATCTGTCGGCCGCGAAGCAGATGATCGACCTGCTCGGTGTCCTGCGCGACAAGACGACGGGCAATCTCGAGCCCGCCGAGGACCAGCTGCTCTCGTCGATGCTCTACGATCTGCGCATGCGCTACGTCGAGGTGTCCCGTAAACGCTAG
- the htpX gene encoding zinc metalloprotease HtpX has product MNNTLRTTVLLAALTGLIVWIGQLLGGPQGAATALVFAAVMNFGSYWFSDRIVIAMYGGQEIREQDDPELYAIVKTLAQQNQMPMPRLFLIPSESPNAFATGRNPHHAAVAVTAGIRRLLTRRELQGVLAHELAHVTNRDILISSIAATLAGAIMMLARMAQWAMLFGGGRREERDQGGGALGLVVTMILAPLAAMLIQMAISRSREFQADDTGARLVRDPEALASALRKIAGGSAAIPLDASPQTAHMFIVNPLRASMLQNLFSTHPPLEQRIERLQRVAAELGHAAR; this is encoded by the coding sequence ATGAACAATACGTTGCGTACGACAGTGCTCCTCGCCGCGCTCACCGGATTGATCGTCTGGATCGGGCAGTTGCTCGGGGGGCCCCAGGGAGCTGCGACGGCCCTCGTGTTCGCCGCGGTCATGAACTTCGGAAGCTACTGGTTCTCCGATCGGATCGTCATCGCCATGTACGGCGGGCAGGAGATTCGCGAGCAAGACGACCCCGAGCTGTACGCCATCGTGAAGACGTTGGCGCAGCAGAACCAGATGCCGATGCCGCGGCTCTTCCTGATCCCGAGCGAGTCGCCGAACGCGTTCGCGACGGGCCGGAACCCGCACCATGCGGCCGTTGCGGTGACGGCGGGCATCCGCCGACTGCTCACGCGGCGCGAGCTGCAGGGCGTGCTGGCGCACGAGCTCGCCCACGTCACCAACCGCGACATCCTCATCAGCTCGATCGCCGCGACGCTCGCGGGCGCGATCATGATGCTCGCCCGGATGGCGCAATGGGCGATGCTGTTCGGCGGCGGCCGCCGCGAGGAGCGGGACCAGGGCGGCGGCGCGCTCGGCCTCGTCGTCACGATGATCCTCGCGCCGCTCGCCGCGATGCTGATCCAGATGGCGATTTCGCGGTCGCGGGAGTTCCAGGCGGACGACACCGGCGCGCGGCTCGTGCGCGATCCGGAGGCGCTGGCCTCGGCGCTGCGCAAGATCGCGGGCGGTTCGGCCGCGATCCCCCTCGACGCGAGCCCGCAGACGGCGCATATGTTCATCGTCAATCCGCTGCGCGCTTCGATGCTGCAGAATCTCTTCAGCACTCACCCGCCGCTCGAGCAACGCATCGAGCGGCTGCAACGGGTCGCTGCCGAGCTCGGGCACGCGGCCAGGTAG